Proteins from one Pirellulaceae bacterium genomic window:
- a CDS encoding DUF427 domain-containing protein, whose protein sequence is MPKAVWNGETIAESKETIVVEGTHYFPRNTIREKCFLESPTTTDCPWKGTANYYHIEVDGQTNADAAWYYAEPKSEVSHIQNHIAFWKGVEVR, encoded by the coding sequence ATGCCCAAAGCTGTCTGGAACGGCGAAACAATTGCCGAATCGAAAGAGACAATTGTTGTCGAGGGAACTCATTACTTCCCGCGAAACACAATTCGAGAAAAATGCTTTCTCGAGAGTCCCACGACCACGGACTGCCCCTGGAAAGGTACCGCCAATTACTACCATATTGAGGTGGACGGTCAGACCAACGCCGACGCAGCTTGGTACTATGCGGAGCCCAAATCAGAGGTGAGTCACATCCAGAATCACATTGCCTTTTGGAAAGGCGTCGAGGTCCGATAA
- the glnE gene encoding bifunctional [glutamate--ammonia ligase]-adenylyl-L-tyrosine phosphorylase/[glutamate--ammonia-ligase] adenylyltransferase, producing MDVQQLAPFLENPKSATEWLRSLGVIDVERGHTNLREIARLDPGLNLLSHVCERLEELLPISSDPDLALNTLDRFIASVRSPLALLTLFEQDPTALATLLQLFASSRFLGDVLVNDPESFELLRITEGQPASRQHLVDELKSEIDTLQDRRMALTALRRHKRRETLRIAYGDLVRQQRLPIVTQQIAYLADALCESALSFAENLLKAKWGTPRNKDGTPAKFAVISMGKLGGVELNYSSDIDLIFIFDGDGKTDGSKQVSNTEFYDRLAQDFTKLLTENTELGSVYRVDLRLRPHGKRGPLVNRRDTALHYYDVMGRTWERQAFVKARPTAGDLELGKTFLKSLEPWIYRRYLNRADITGVKALKRRIEHRTRQEGTDNRNIKTGRGGIRDIEFVIQFLQLLNAGDLTKLRTGNTLEAITQLAQAECLTLEERTILERNYTFLRKLEHLLQIMLDVQTHTLPESDTELAKLAIRMGYTSENPTYLEDFKREYQHCTESNRKILDHLLHDAFADDSDTEPEVDLVLDPEPLAEFIEQTLSRYGFRDVQAAYNNLVELSVERIRFLSTRRCRHFLAAIAPALLKAIGKTPDPDGALLNLCQVSDSLGGKGVLWELFSFSPPSLQLYVRLCATAPYLSAILTSNPGMLDELMDSLMMNKLANPKTLQDDLIDRCRNAEDIEPILHSFKNAQHLNAGVRDILGKEDIRNTTAFLADVAEVCLHQIANLEFDALRRRFGEPWLQAQDRPCSLVILGMGKIGGREPNYHSDLDVVFLYEGEGTTRPLPNERGNSTSNQHFFSQLAQRITKQVNRLGTYGRLYELDARLRPSGKSGALAVSFNAFERYFTEGRGQLWERQALCRARPLYGTDEARASTLKLVNHIVTQPAWQDDFADQIFEMRRRMEETASARNLKRSPGGIVDIEFLAQMLQMKFAVESPNVMQPGTIEALTELKQAGHLDVQTAEELCDAYRFLRSVEARLRLMNTTARHDLPDDKAELDKLAYLFGASSGKVLAQQSRECMQKNRACFNRLFSNHKM from the coding sequence ATGGACGTACAACAACTTGCTCCATTCTTGGAGAATCCGAAATCCGCTACCGAATGGCTCCGGTCTCTTGGAGTGATCGATGTCGAACGGGGGCACACGAATCTGCGTGAAATCGCTCGCCTCGACCCGGGCCTGAATCTCTTATCCCACGTTTGCGAGCGACTGGAAGAATTACTGCCGATCAGCAGTGACCCTGACTTGGCGTTGAATACGTTGGATCGATTCATCGCAAGCGTGCGAAGTCCTCTGGCATTGCTAACCTTGTTCGAGCAAGACCCTACAGCGTTGGCCACCCTGTTGCAACTTTTCGCGAGCAGTCGATTCCTTGGCGATGTCCTGGTCAACGACCCCGAATCATTTGAATTACTGCGGATCACCGAAGGTCAGCCGGCCAGTCGCCAACATTTGGTCGACGAACTGAAGTCCGAAATTGACACGCTGCAAGACCGTCGCATGGCGCTGACCGCCTTGCGACGACACAAGCGCCGCGAGACTCTTCGAATCGCCTACGGAGACCTGGTACGCCAACAACGACTGCCGATTGTCACCCAGCAGATCGCCTATTTGGCAGACGCCCTCTGCGAGTCGGCCTTGTCATTCGCTGAAAATCTCCTGAAGGCCAAATGGGGTACGCCTCGTAACAAAGACGGCACGCCCGCGAAGTTTGCCGTCATCTCGATGGGCAAATTAGGAGGTGTCGAACTGAATTACTCAAGCGACATTGACCTAATTTTCATCTTCGATGGCGACGGAAAAACAGACGGATCAAAACAAGTATCGAATACCGAATTCTACGATCGGCTAGCGCAAGATTTCACCAAGTTGCTCACGGAAAATACGGAATTAGGGAGCGTCTACCGGGTTGATTTACGGCTCCGACCACACGGCAAACGAGGGCCCTTGGTCAACCGCCGAGACACCGCATTGCACTATTACGACGTGATGGGCCGAACCTGGGAAAGACAGGCGTTCGTCAAAGCTCGGCCAACCGCGGGTGATTTAGAGTTGGGCAAAACATTTCTTAAGTCACTCGAGCCTTGGATCTATCGACGTTACTTGAATCGAGCGGATATTACCGGAGTCAAAGCGCTCAAACGGAGGATTGAACATCGGACTCGGCAAGAAGGAACCGACAATCGAAATATCAAGACAGGTCGAGGTGGAATTCGCGACATCGAATTTGTCATCCAATTTCTTCAACTTCTAAACGCGGGTGACCTTACCAAGTTGCGAACCGGGAACACCTTGGAAGCGATCACCCAATTAGCACAGGCTGAATGCCTGACATTGGAGGAGCGCACGATCCTGGAACGCAACTACACGTTTCTCCGTAAATTAGAACACTTGCTACAAATCATGCTCGATGTTCAGACTCACACGTTACCCGAGTCTGACACGGAACTCGCAAAACTTGCCATTCGCATGGGCTATACCAGCGAGAATCCAACTTACCTGGAAGACTTCAAACGCGAGTATCAACATTGCACCGAATCCAATCGCAAGATTCTCGATCACCTCCTACACGATGCGTTTGCCGACGATTCCGATACCGAACCCGAAGTCGATCTGGTACTTGACCCGGAGCCGCTGGCTGAGTTTATCGAACAGACCCTGAGTCGCTATGGATTCCGGGACGTCCAAGCGGCCTACAACAACTTGGTCGAATTATCCGTCGAACGGATCCGCTTTCTCTCGACCCGACGCTGCCGTCACTTTCTGGCCGCCATCGCCCCAGCATTACTGAAAGCGATCGGAAAGACGCCTGACCCGGATGGAGCACTACTCAATCTGTGCCAGGTAAGCGACTCGCTGGGCGGCAAGGGTGTGCTGTGGGAATTGTTTAGCTTTAGTCCACCATCGCTGCAGCTTTACGTGCGTTTGTGCGCAACGGCACCTTACCTATCAGCCATTTTGACGAGTAATCCTGGCATGTTGGACGAGTTGATGGACTCGCTGATGATGAACAAGCTCGCCAACCCAAAAACGCTGCAGGATGATCTCATCGATCGCTGTCGTAACGCAGAAGACATCGAACCGATCCTCCACAGCTTCAAGAACGCTCAACATTTAAATGCGGGGGTTCGCGACATTCTCGGGAAAGAGGATATTCGCAACACAACTGCTTTTTTGGCGGATGTTGCCGAAGTGTGTTTACATCAAATCGCCAATCTGGAATTCGACGCCTTACGTAGACGGTTTGGCGAACCGTGGCTCCAAGCCCAAGATCGGCCTTGCAGCCTAGTCATACTCGGCATGGGTAAGATTGGTGGTCGCGAGCCCAACTACCACAGCGACTTGGACGTTGTCTTTCTTTATGAAGGGGAAGGCACGACCCGGCCCTTGCCCAATGAACGCGGCAACAGCACATCCAACCAACATTTCTTTAGCCAACTAGCACAGCGAATCACCAAACAAGTCAATCGTCTCGGCACCTATGGTCGACTGTACGAATTGGATGCAAGACTTCGCCCAAGTGGCAAGAGCGGAGCTTTGGCGGTATCATTCAACGCCTTCGAACGATATTTCACCGAAGGTCGGGGACAACTCTGGGAACGACAAGCGCTCTGCCGAGCCCGCCCGCTGTACGGAACGGATGAAGCACGAGCATCGACTTTGAAGCTCGTCAACCACATCGTGACTCAGCCGGCTTGGCAGGATGACTTTGCCGATCAAATCTTTGAAATGCGACGTCGCATGGAAGAAACAGCTTCTGCTCGCAACTTGAAGCGAAGCCCGGGTGGTATTGTTGACATCGAGTTTTTGGCGCAAATGCTGCAAATGAAATTCGCAGTTGAGTCACCCAACGTCATGCAGCCTGGCACGATCGAAGCACTGACTGAACTCAAACAGGCTGGCCACCTAGACGTGCAAACGGCCGAAGAGCTCTGCGACGCTTACCGGTTTCTCAGGAGTGTCGAAGCTCGCTTACGACTCATGAATACCACCGCACGTCATGACCTGCCAGACGACAAAGCCGAGTTGGACAAACTGGCTTATCTGTTCGGAGCCAGCAGTGGAAAAGTCCTCGCGCAACAAAGCCGCGAGTGCATGCAAAAAAACAGAGCATGCTTTAATCGGCTATTCTCCAACCACAAAATGTAA
- a CDS encoding P-II family nitrogen regulator, with product MKQVIAIIKPFLAEKVLEGLKRAPLEALVIREVKGFGRQKSYLDQYDDSEFSQAFLPKVEISMWVDESRVDEIVRKILQIARTGRIGDGKVFVVPAESYERVIDIE from the coding sequence GTGAAGCAAGTCATTGCCATCATTAAGCCGTTTCTTGCGGAGAAGGTGCTCGAAGGATTGAAGCGAGCACCGCTTGAGGCACTTGTGATTCGCGAGGTCAAAGGCTTTGGTCGGCAAAAGAGCTATCTGGACCAGTACGACGACAGTGAATTCTCCCAGGCCTTTCTTCCCAAGGTCGAGATCAGTATGTGGGTGGACGAGTCTCGTGTTGACGAGATCGTGCGGAAGATCCTGCAGATTGCCAGGACAGGACGAATCGGCGATGGCAAGGTTTTCGTTGTCCCCGCTGAGTCCTACGAGCGAGTCATTGACATCGAGTGA
- a CDS encoding 2Fe-2S iron-sulfur cluster-binding protein, with protein sequence MPVIKFVKEKKEIEVPQGANLRAEAVKAGINLNCAVSGVSEGIDNFSHAVSKYLNCRGFGLCGTCRVNITEGMENTSPMTVREQMKFKYLPIPDPMPCLAYLGNEETMRLACMTKVEGDVVVETKPQVNMFGENFFS encoded by the coding sequence ATGCCAGTAATCAAGTTTGTCAAAGAAAAGAAAGAGATTGAAGTTCCTCAGGGGGCAAACTTGCGTGCCGAGGCCGTTAAGGCGGGCATCAATCTGAATTGTGCCGTCAGCGGGGTGAGTGAAGGAATTGACAACTTTTCTCACGCCGTTTCTAAGTATCTTAACTGCCGTGGTTTTGGGCTCTGCGGGACCTGCCGAGTCAATATCACCGAAGGGATGGAAAACACCAGCCCGATGACGGTTCGCGAGCAGATGAAGTTCAAGTATTTACCGATTCCAGATCCCATGCCCTGTTTGGCCTATCTCGGAAACGAAGAAACGATGCGCTTAGCCTGCATGACGAAGGTCGAGGGTGACGTGGTCGTCGAAACGAAGCCGCAGGTCAACATGTTCGGCGAGAACTTTTTTAGTTAG
- a CDS encoding histidine triad nucleotide-binding protein, which produces MTEKTIFKRIIDGEIPADIVYQDDQCLAFRDINPQAPIHVLVIPRKEIASVDAVDDEDQALLGHLWIVIRNVARDLGLQAGYRVVVNCGDEGGQEVPHLHFHLLGSRQMKWPPG; this is translated from the coding sequence ATGACCGAAAAGACGATCTTTAAACGCATTATCGATGGCGAGATTCCGGCGGATATCGTCTATCAGGATGACCAATGTTTGGCCTTTCGTGATATCAACCCTCAAGCCCCAATCCACGTTCTGGTGATCCCGAGAAAAGAGATTGCGTCGGTGGATGCCGTCGATGACGAAGATCAGGCACTATTAGGCCACCTTTGGATTGTGATCCGAAACGTGGCTCGAGATCTTGGTCTGCAAGCTGGCTACCGGGTGGTGGTCAATTGTGGCGACGAGGGTGGGCAGGAAGTTCCTCACTTGCATTTCCATCTGTTGGGCTCCCGCCAGATGAAATGGCCGCCCGGATAG
- a CDS encoding Glu/Leu/Phe/Val dehydrogenase: MISLPEKVHEDLNSFHIARHQFDQAVAYLPNLNRGLVDFLKAPQRTSSVCFPIELDDGSVRTFTGHRVLHSQVRGPGKGGIRFHPGVTVDEVRALAAWMTWKCALVDVPFGGAKGGVACNPKELTENELRKITRRYIVGLGDSIGPHTDIPAPDVYTDERTMAWIYDTYDMMHPGKNNRPVVTGKPIAIGGTHGRKEATARGCLYATERFIERGSIPGLDTLKGATLAIQGFGNVGRIAAELFQVAGAKIVALSDSEGGVFCEQGIDLHEAIDFKSKHGTLAGLHGVQSVSNQELLEVECDILLPAALENQITVENAGRIRAKMVCEGANGPTTPAADEILHAKQISVLPDVLANAGGVTVSYFEWVQNNENQSWDLEEVNTKLRTKMRRAVDAVMDRQIHLGAASNHSPNLRTSALVVAIERVAEVTLQRGIWP, from the coding sequence ATGATCTCCTTGCCCGAAAAGGTTCACGAAGACCTCAACTCATTTCACATCGCCCGTCATCAATTTGATCAAGCAGTTGCTTATCTGCCGAACCTGAATCGGGGATTGGTTGATTTTTTGAAAGCGCCGCAGCGAACTTCATCCGTCTGTTTTCCTATTGAGTTGGATGATGGGTCGGTTCGCACCTTTACGGGCCATCGGGTTTTACACAGCCAAGTGCGTGGTCCGGGAAAAGGAGGGATTCGCTTCCATCCGGGTGTCACCGTTGATGAGGTGAGGGCCTTGGCCGCCTGGATGACGTGGAAATGTGCTCTCGTTGACGTTCCCTTTGGTGGTGCCAAGGGTGGGGTAGCTTGTAATCCCAAAGAGCTGACCGAAAACGAATTGCGAAAGATCACCCGTCGATACATCGTTGGATTGGGGGATTCCATCGGTCCTCATACCGACATTCCGGCGCCCGATGTTTACACCGATGAACGCACCATGGCGTGGATTTACGACACTTACGACATGATGCATCCCGGAAAAAATAATCGGCCTGTCGTCACTGGGAAACCGATTGCGATTGGTGGGACGCATGGTCGGAAGGAAGCGACGGCTCGAGGTTGTTTATATGCTACAGAACGTTTCATCGAACGTGGTTCGATTCCAGGTTTGGACACGCTCAAGGGTGCAACGCTCGCCATCCAAGGGTTTGGCAACGTGGGACGGATTGCTGCGGAACTTTTCCAAGTGGCAGGTGCCAAAATTGTTGCCCTCAGTGATTCGGAGGGTGGCGTGTTTTGTGAGCAAGGAATTGACCTTCACGAGGCAATAGATTTCAAGTCGAAGCATGGCACATTAGCCGGACTTCACGGTGTGCAAAGTGTCTCTAACCAGGAGTTGCTGGAAGTGGAGTGTGACATTCTCTTGCCTGCTGCATTGGAGAATCAGATTACAGTCGAAAATGCGGGACGAATTCGTGCCAAAATGGTCTGCGAGGGAGCTAATGGTCCCACGACCCCCGCAGCCGATGAGATTTTGCACGCTAAACAGATCTCGGTCTTGCCTGATGTGTTGGCCAATGCGGGTGGCGTGACTGTCAGCTACTTCGAATGGGTGCAAAATAATGAAAATCAGAGTTGGGATTTGGAGGAAGTAAATACGAAGTTGAGAACGAAAATGCGACGGGCAGTCGATGCAGTGATGGACCGACAGATTCACCTGGGAGCTGCCTCGAATCACTCGCCAAATCTGCGGACCTCCGCGTTGGTTGTCGCGATTGAGCGAGTTGCGGAAGTTACTCTGCAACGTGGTATTTGGCCCTAG
- a CDS encoding aspartate/tyrosine/aromatic aminotransferase, with protein MLDQLELAPPDAILGLTEAFNHDSNSNKINLSVGVYKNEQGVTPILPSVKEAERRILSEESTKSYLPISGLATYSQRVMELLFGADHGLLKAGRAVSVQTPGGTGALRVAADFIKTRLPTNKIWTSAPTWANHPNIFAAAGLEQDSYPYLDPATNGLNLEGMLACIDQMSAGDVILLHGCCHNPSGIDPTADQWKEIASRVQSRGLLPLVDFAYQGFSEGIEQDARGLHAICEQVAEVLIASSYSKNFGLYRERIGALTAVGGDSAAAAAALSHLKACIRCNYSNPPAHGAEIVQTILGDASLRQQWEAELTEMRDRINGMRDLFVKTMKEQAPDRNFEFIRTQRGMFSFSGLTKEQVTQLRDEDSIYIVGSGRINVAGITPANIDQLCSAISKVIS; from the coding sequence ATGCTCGACCAACTTGAGCTCGCTCCGCCAGACGCAATTTTAGGACTGACGGAAGCGTTTAATCACGATTCGAATTCCAACAAGATCAATTTGAGTGTCGGCGTTTACAAGAATGAGCAGGGCGTGACCCCGATTTTGCCTTCGGTTAAAGAGGCCGAACGTCGGATCTTGTCCGAGGAAAGCACGAAATCATATTTGCCGATCTCAGGTCTCGCGACCTATAGCCAGCGCGTGATGGAGTTGCTGTTTGGTGCTGATCATGGGCTTCTCAAAGCGGGTCGAGCTGTGAGTGTCCAAACACCTGGGGGTACGGGCGCGCTACGAGTGGCGGCTGATTTCATCAAGACTCGTTTGCCAACTAATAAGATTTGGACAAGCGCGCCGACATGGGCGAATCATCCAAATATTTTTGCTGCCGCCGGCCTTGAGCAGGATTCGTATCCGTATTTGGATCCGGCGACCAATGGACTCAATCTCGAGGGGATGTTGGCTTGCATCGATCAGATGTCGGCCGGCGACGTCATCCTATTGCATGGTTGCTGTCATAATCCCAGTGGAATTGATCCGACCGCCGATCAATGGAAAGAAATCGCCAGCCGAGTTCAATCGCGAGGACTTTTACCTCTTGTTGACTTTGCCTATCAGGGATTCTCCGAAGGTATTGAGCAGGATGCCCGAGGATTGCATGCGATCTGCGAGCAGGTAGCCGAGGTGTTGATCGCGAGCTCCTATTCCAAAAATTTTGGGTTATATCGCGAGCGTATCGGTGCGTTGACCGCCGTCGGAGGCGATTCCGCAGCTGCCGCTGCGGCTCTCAGCCACCTGAAGGCCTGTATCCGTTGCAATTATTCCAATCCGCCAGCCCACGGAGCTGAAATCGTGCAAACGATTCTCGGCGACGCCAGCCTGCGGCAGCAATGGGAAGCTGAACTCACCGAAATGCGCGATCGCATCAATGGCATGCGTGATCTGTTTGTGAAGACAATGAAGGAACAGGCTCCTGACCGGAACTTTGAATTTATTCGCACGCAGCGCGGAATGTTCTCGTTTTCGGGACTTACCAAAGAACAGGTGACCCAGTTGCGAGATGAGGATTCTATCTACATCGTCGGGTCGGGGCGAATCAATGTTGCCGGGATTACTCCAGCAAACATTGATCAACTCTGTTCTGCGATTTCGAAAGTAATCAGCTGA
- a CDS encoding DEAD/DEAH box helicase produces the protein MEKDQPKTFFDLDLSDEMLAALKAATYEEPTPIQAGLIPLALEEVDVVGQARTGTGKTAAFVIPILELLDLSANHKNPQALILVPTRELAVQVKEEVEKLSIEMRINCAALYGGTPIRGQITKLKRGVEVVVGTPGRVLDHMSRNTLNLSDIDCVVLDEADRMLDVGFRPDMEKILRRCPKERQTLLLSATVPPPVERLSNKYMHEPKKLNFSSNDVTVDTIEQHYFTVDHDRKFDLLVRLLEREQPKQSIVFCRTKRGVQKIYDKLVRKLKDKDIGCMHGDMQQRERNRVMAKFREEKIRYMVATDVMGRGIDVSGVSHIVNFDIPAFSDDYVHRVGRTGRMGREGVAFTFVTPEEGGELTRIEQRIDRLLIRGDMDGFVLTKPVVIQEPKPEDDSKRAVPSLLGRRSGQRQHRRRL, from the coding sequence ATGGAGAAAGACCAACCAAAGACGTTTTTTGACCTCGATCTGTCAGATGAAATGCTGGCAGCACTCAAGGCGGCCACGTACGAAGAGCCCACACCGATCCAGGCAGGACTGATTCCGCTGGCTCTCGAGGAGGTCGACGTCGTCGGACAGGCTCGCACCGGGACAGGAAAGACAGCAGCCTTTGTGATACCCATTCTCGAATTGCTCGACCTGAGCGCAAATCACAAGAATCCGCAAGCATTGATTCTCGTTCCCACGCGAGAACTTGCCGTCCAAGTCAAAGAAGAAGTGGAAAAGCTTTCAATCGAGATGCGCATTAACTGTGCGGCACTCTACGGTGGAACACCCATTCGAGGTCAAATCACTAAGCTCAAACGGGGCGTCGAAGTGGTTGTCGGTACGCCAGGTCGCGTGCTTGATCATATGTCGCGAAATACGCTCAATCTCAGCGATATCGACTGCGTCGTCCTCGATGAAGCCGATCGGATGCTGGATGTCGGATTTCGCCCCGATATGGAAAAGATTCTTCGGCGCTGCCCCAAAGAGCGTCAAACGCTGCTGCTGAGTGCAACGGTTCCCCCACCGGTTGAGCGTTTATCTAACAAGTACATGCACGAGCCGAAGAAGCTCAACTTTTCATCCAATGATGTAACCGTTGATACCATCGAGCAGCACTATTTCACCGTCGATCATGATCGCAAATTCGACCTGCTCGTACGCTTGCTAGAGCGAGAGCAACCCAAGCAGTCGATCGTCTTCTGCCGGACGAAGCGAGGCGTCCAGAAGATCTATGACAAGCTTGTACGCAAACTGAAGGACAAAGACATTGGCTGCATGCATGGCGACATGCAGCAGCGAGAACGCAACCGTGTGATGGCAAAATTCCGCGAAGAAAAAATTCGCTACATGGTCGCAACGGACGTGATGGGACGTGGGATCGATGTGTCGGGTGTCTCTCACATCGTCAACTTCGACATCCCAGCTTTTTCGGATGATTACGTTCACCGCGTCGGCCGAACAGGCCGTATGGGTCGCGAGGGAGTGGCATTTACCTTCGTTACGCCGGAAGAAGGCGGAGAATTAACACGAATCGAACAGCGAATTGACCGCCTGCTGATTCGAGGTGACATGGACGGATTTGTGCTCACCAAACCGGTTGTCATTCAAGAGCCGAAGCCGGAGGATGATAGCAAACGGGCTGTCCCCTCTTTGCTGGGACGCCGATCAGGCCAACGTCAACATCGCCGCCGACTGTAA
- a CDS encoding RNA polymerase sigma factor: protein MTEQTGEQLLLRYRETGDREAFARIVQMYEHELYNYLHRYMGSAEMAEDAFQATFLQVHLKCEQFDRGRRLRPWLYAIATNQAIDAQRRNKRHRMASLDQTNTKHDDELGKLMDLLVSAEPDPVDVVDAGDNQQWVRDEISTLPDHLRSVVGLVYFQGMKYREAAEALAIPVGTVKSRLHAAVLKLNQAWHASHVQRN from the coding sequence GTGACTGAACAAACGGGTGAGCAACTCTTGCTGCGATACCGGGAGACCGGTGACCGTGAAGCGTTTGCGCGAATTGTTCAGATGTACGAGCATGAATTGTACAACTATCTGCATCGGTACATGGGAAGTGCCGAAATGGCAGAGGACGCATTCCAGGCAACCTTTCTTCAAGTGCACCTGAAATGCGAGCAGTTTGATCGGGGGCGTCGGTTACGCCCTTGGTTGTACGCGATCGCGACGAATCAAGCCATCGATGCACAGCGCCGGAACAAGCGACATCGGATGGCCAGTCTCGATCAGACGAACACGAAACACGACGACGAACTGGGTAAGCTGATGGACCTGCTTGTCAGTGCCGAGCCTGATCCGGTCGACGTGGTGGATGCGGGGGACAACCAGCAATGGGTGCGGGACGAGATTTCCACGCTTCCGGACCACTTGCGATCGGTTGTTGGATTGGTCTATTTCCAAGGAATGAAGTACCGTGAGGCGGCCGAGGCCTTGGCAATTCCGGTAGGCACTGTAAAGAGTCGGTTGCATGCCGCTGTGTTGAAGTTGAACCAAGCCTGGCACGCCAGCCATGTGCAAAGAAACTAA
- a CDS encoding permease codes for MTAKKYQWARAGDVNAFFGLMLDNVAGLLLAVSLLAVLFEFPTQFALQYMVPGTAIGVLVGDLLFFWLAFRLARSTGSNTVTAMPLGLDTPSTFGMVFFVLGPAFTVAKTTMSVDQAALHTWHIGICAIFLSGVFKSACAFGSNWIRRLIPRAGLLGSLAAIALVLISFLPLVEILHTPIIGLIALSIVLTSLIGRIRMPGNLPGTLVALIVAGTMFHIMNWMGWLDSQAPLIAPHEALMPTGWTTVFHFEWLDAFGETMRYLPVILPFALATVVGGIDCTESAAAVGDEYDTRLIVAGEGIATLVASLCGGVIQTTPYIGHPAYKAMGGRAAYTLATALFIGSAGVFGFFAYLYVIIPKAAVFPILVFIGLEITSQSFQATPKRHYPAVALACIPALAYLALIYADKVIGENNIQLSPALGEEIQTLRILSNGYIVTSLLWASTLAAIIDRRLRTTAIFLLITAICALFGVIHSPLAGSPMYLPWQLDSHPFELVIRYVTGYLLAALILLGLHYYTKAFTPPNAEADSTNHAEAHT; via the coding sequence GTGACAGCTAAAAAGTATCAATGGGCACGTGCTGGCGACGTTAACGCCTTTTTTGGCTTGATGTTAGATAACGTTGCCGGTTTATTGCTCGCGGTAAGTCTGCTAGCGGTATTATTTGAATTTCCTACACAATTCGCCTTGCAATATATGGTACCCGGGACTGCCATTGGCGTCCTCGTAGGGGATTTACTCTTCTTTTGGCTGGCTTTTCGGCTGGCTCGATCCACAGGCTCTAACACGGTAACTGCGATGCCTTTAGGTCTGGATACCCCCAGTACCTTCGGCATGGTGTTTTTCGTCTTGGGGCCCGCCTTCACCGTCGCAAAAACCACGATGTCCGTGGACCAGGCTGCCCTACACACTTGGCATATCGGCATTTGTGCAATTTTCCTCAGCGGGGTGTTCAAATCTGCTTGTGCTTTTGGCAGCAATTGGATTCGCCGTCTCATTCCGAGAGCCGGTCTGCTTGGCTCCCTGGCCGCGATCGCGCTGGTGCTGATCAGCTTTCTACCGCTGGTCGAAATCCTGCATACGCCGATCATCGGTTTGATCGCTCTGTCAATCGTCCTCACCTCATTGATCGGTCGAATTCGGATGCCGGGGAACCTCCCAGGTACACTGGTCGCCCTGATTGTGGCTGGGACGATGTTCCACATCATGAACTGGATGGGCTGGCTTGATTCCCAGGCTCCCTTGATTGCCCCTCACGAAGCGCTCATGCCCACCGGTTGGACAACCGTCTTCCATTTTGAATGGCTCGACGCGTTTGGCGAAACGATGCGTTACTTGCCGGTAATTTTGCCTTTTGCCCTCGCTACGGTGGTCGGCGGAATCGACTGCACCGAGAGTGCGGCGGCGGTCGGCGATGAGTACGACACTCGGCTTATCGTGGCAGGTGAAGGGATTGCGACCCTGGTAGCCAGCCTTTGCGGCGGGGTAATTCAGACCACACCGTACATCGGTCATCCCGCCTACAAAGCAATGGGAGGTCGAGCTGCCTACACGTTGGCAACCGCCTTATTCATTGGAAGCGCAGGGGTTTTCGGATTCTTTGCCTACCTGTATGTGATCATTCCAAAAGCCGCAGTCTTTCCCATTCTAGTTTTCATCGGACTGGAAATCACGTCGCAAAGCTTCCAAGCAACACCAAAGCGTCACTATCCGGCCGTAGCCTTGGCTTGCATTCCTGCTCTGGCGTACCTTGCATTAATTTACGCTGATAAAGTGATCGGGGAAAACAACATCCAACTATCTCCCGCACTCGGGGAAGAAATCCAGACGCTGAGGATTCTCTCAAACGGATACATTGTGACGAGCCTGCTATGGGCATCCACCTTGGCCGCAATTATTGATCGCCGCCTCAGGACCACCGCAATCTTTCTATTGATCACGGCAATCTGTGCCTTATTTGGGGTCATTCATTCCCCCTTGGCAGGAAGTCCCATGTATCTCCCTTGGCAACTCGATTCACATCCATTCGAGCTCGTCATACGTTACGTAACGGGTTATCTCCTGGCAGCGCTCATCCTGCTGGGGCTTCATTACTACACAAAGGCGTTTACACCTCCCAATGCTGAGGCGGACTCAACAAATCATGCTGAAGCGCACACTTGA